A single region of the Denticeps clupeoides chromosome 18, fDenClu1.1, whole genome shotgun sequence genome encodes:
- the apln gene encoding apelin: MNVKTLVLVIVLLLFLLCSATAAPMASTEHSKGLEVADTMRSPTQQNPGRGGRNQRPSGWRRRRPRPRLSHKGPMPF, encoded by the exons ATGAATGTGAAGACCCTGGTGTTGGTGATCGTGCTgctcctgttcctgctgtgctCGGCCACCGCCG CTCCCATGGCCTCCACAGAGCACAGCAAGGGGCTGGAGGTGGCAGACACCATGAGGAGTCCTACTCAGCAGAACCCTGGCAGAGGTGGGCGGAACCAAAGACCTTCTGGTTGGAGGAGGAGACGCCCCCGACCTCGCCTCTCCCACAAGGGGCCAATGCCATTCTAG